The Apis mellifera strain DH4 linkage group LG16, Amel_HAv3.1, whole genome shotgun sequence genome has a segment encoding these proteins:
- the LOC551685 gene encoding uncharacterized protein LOC551685 isoform X2, producing the protein MQGYRRHVQDTRSGDRRLGRRRNGERAASSVVRRKCRGRSSSRQPVSRENEASRCDSRAPRTNLTAFTALVGVAVFTCQLIEPYLTAVCRCATCAMGMMGMFKWLRNESYRNALQAFIDRRRSSNDVEIETSNSPDKLRADLSSKNNNNKCDNKWKSQELKSIIPGVPHIAAPEIFEIGWIAGTEDRYLELIFAEWQNTRVSLKRHSHPECKDAVKADLDILSEIRHPNVLLLMATTFTDDHGLVSIFESVDCTLYHYMHDQGERISMQGIAKCGGRLSDALRHSHMRGYVHTAISSHCVYLASNGIIKLGGWELAMHINNPKPKREYEERLRAEVFRWQAPELFHGYEPYKESDVYGLALLIWEMCTMHVPWNGYNKADVERQYVHWKRGVIMDLYNFPPLLYNLLEAGLQLDVNKRTLDMNRMRRFLQKLELQYENVEPVYIDQYMNNNNEILQKTYILQKKSPISKNKNSKLFRSLSTKQLSYSSKNADSPSKQHLHLKKSMSKQTLNQESHDEEMDFFADDIKGNARNDIKKNTNIFNNLHNNCKKIDYPTYTKKIPDIIQNEEESAKEILQPWNSTYKKVKAPQEIAESRTTSMYSSPLLESTDDESFKDARTNLKQLKKVLASKREHFFYGSDSSPISTDISPTIRDKIFTEIKSKDYEPHKPASHRTSIEPKCNKSPNQYDSSYLKSTFQSYRKIPYLHTPENIKDAIIQPQVLNSDPQSFFETSLWRKEKLICLSKMRRICADESPRYLAQQTDESDTVSVETVTKNQTTESISINSDNTYVIKSKMEATETETSQEGLTQISENINNSITPNQSEPLQILKDALDRATKIVRSITPNTNELCQSPTFRSYQDFEVTGDNNQDNKYIFENLYDLQVNDDNEEIKNIERSITKNKTFSFNESNIDNAITNDETEKKPNNNIDVSIASIETCTHSYNTTCSRNFICECIAEVSNEFNNSYNDNISKKEKIESSNDEIIIIEDNANSLEVQNGISRNNYDTKLKIKENEPKSIITNFDLMFINDTPNNKNCKTCYQSTLPRRRSLPATLSQLRTINNSALGKLPIRRGDIPDNTIEDLYIDDEFGDSLNVNMVLLHENLPIDEDFLSEISNL; encoded by the exons ATGCAAGGATACCGAAGACACGTCCAGGATACTCGTAGTGGGGATCGCCGGTTAGGACGGAGAAGGAACGGCGAACGGGCGGCCAGTAGCGTTGTCAGAAGGAAGTGTCGCGGCCGTTCGAGCTCTCGTCAACCCGTCAGTCGCGAAAACGAAGCGAGTCGTTGCGATTCGCGCGCCCCGCGCACCAATCTCACAGCGTTCACAGCGCTTGTCGGCGTCGCGGTGTTCACCTGTCAGTTGATCGAGCCTTATCTAACAGCGGTCTGCCGATGCGCCACGTGCGCAATGGGTATGATGGGAATGTTCAAGTGGCTTAGAAA CGAGTCTTATCGTAATGCACTACAAGCTTTCATAGATCGAAGACGATCTTCCAACGACGTGGAGATTGAGACATCGAACAGTCCTGATAAATTAAGAGCCGATCtttcatcgaaaaataataacaataaatgcgataataaatggaaatcacaagaattgaaatcaattataCCAGGTGTACCACATATAGCAGCtcctgaaatttttgaaattggatGGATAGCCGGCACAGAAGATCGATatctagaattaatttttgccgaATGGCAAAATACTCGAGTTTCACTGAAGAGGCATTCACATCCGGAATGCAAAGATGCTGTGAAAGCAGATTTAGATATACTTTC aGAAATTCGACACCCTAACGTGCTATTGTTAATGGCCACCACCTTTACTGACGATCATGGTTTAGTCTCTATTTTTGAATCTGTCGATTGTACCCTTTATCATTATATGCACGATCAGGGTGAACGAATATCCATGCAAGGTATTGCAAAATGCGGGGGAAGACTATCCGATGCTTTAAGACATTCTCATATGCGCGGCTATGTGCATACTGCCATCAGTTCGCATTGCGTCTATCTGGCTTCTAATGGTATCATAAAACTAGGTGGATGGGAACTGGCCATGCATATCAACAAT CCAAAACCAAAGAGAGAATACGAGGAACGTTTACGTGCCGAAGTTTTCCGCTGGCAAGCGCCAGAACTTTTTCATGGTTACGAACCATATAAGGAGAGCGATGTCTATGGATTGGCTTTATTAATTTGGGAAATGTGTACAA TGCATGTACCGTGGAATGGATATAATAAGGCAGATGTTGAAAGACAATATGTACATTGGAAACGTGGTGTTATTAtggatttgtataattttccaccgttattatataatttactagAAGCTGGATTGCAGTTAGATGTTAATAAAAGGACATTGGATATGAATAGAATGCGTAGATTTCTTCAAAAGTTAgag ctGCAATACGAGAATGTAGAACCCGTATATATCGATcagtatatgaataataataatgagatCTTACAAAAAACTTACATCTTGCAAAAGAAATCtcctatttcaaaaaataagaattcgaaattattcagaAGCCTCTCGACCAAACAATTATCTTATTCCTCGAAAAATGCGGACTCTCCGTCGAAACAacatttgcatttaaaaaagtCAATGTCCAAACAAACTCTAAACCAAGAATCTCACGATGAAGAAATGGATTTTTTTGCTGACGATATTAAAGGCAACGCaagaaacgatataaaaaaaaatacaaatattttcaacaatttacataataattgtaaaaaaattgactATCCGActtatactaaaaaaatacCGGATATCAttcaaaatgaagaagaatctGCAAAGGAAATCTTACAACCATGGAACAGTACATACAAAAAAGTCAAAGCACCACAGGAAATAGCAGAATCAAGAACAACATCTATGTATTCATCGCCATTATTAGAATCCACGGATGATGAGTCCTTCAAAGACGCAAGAActaatttgaaacaattaaaaaaagtattagcGAGCAAAAGGGAACATTTTTTCTATGGTAGTGATTCATCACCTATATCTACAGATATAA gTCCAACCATTAGAGATAAGATATTCACCGAAATAAAAAGCAAGGATTACGAACCACATAAACCAGCTAGTCATAGAACTAGTATAGAGCCAAAATGCAATAAGTCTCCCAATCAATATGATTcgtcttatttaaaatcaacatTTCAATCATATCGTAAG ATTCCCTATTTACATACGCCTGAAAACATTAAAGATGCAATAATACAACCACAAGTATTAAATTCCGATCCTCAAAGCTTTTTCGAAACTTCTTTgtggagaaaagagaaattaatttgtttatccaAAATGAGAAGAATTTGTGCTGATGAATCc ccGCGCTATCTTGCACAACAGACAGATGAAAGCGATACTGTCTCTGTTGAAACGGTGACCAAAAATCAAACGACAGAATCGATATCTATTAATAGCGATAATACTTATgtcataaaaagtaaaatggaag CAACTGAGACAGAAACCAGCCAGGAAGGACTTACACaaatatcagaaaatataaataattctataacacCTAATCAAAGTGAACCTTTGCAAATCTTAAAAGACGCTTTAGACAGAGCTACAAAAATTGTTCGTTCTATTACACCAAATACAAACGAATTATGTCAATCTCCTACATTTAGATCCTACCAAGATTTTGAAGTAACAGGAGACAATAatcaagataataaatatattttcgaaaatctatATGACTTACAAGTTAACGACGacaatgaagaaattaaaaatattgaacgatcaataacgaaaaataaaacattttcgtTTAATGAATCTAATATAGATAACGCAATAACTAACgatgaaacagaaaaaaaacctAATAACAACATTGATGTTAGTATTGCTAGTATTGAAACATGCACTCATTCGTATAATACAACATGTagcagaaattttatttgcgaATGTATTGCTGAAGTATCGAATGAATTTAACAATtcgtataatgataatatatcgaaaaaagaaaagattgaatcttcaaatgatgaaataattattattgaggaTAATGCTAATTCTTTAGAAGTACAAAATGGAATATCTCGGAACAATTATGAtactaaattgaaaattaaggaAAACGAACCGAAatctattataacaaattttgatttaatgttCATAAATGACACtccaaacaataaaaattgcaaaacatGTTATCAAAGTACTTTACCAAGACGGCGTTCCTTACCAGCAACATTGAGTCAATTGAGAACAATTAACAATTCAGCTTTAGGAAAATTACCTATACGCAGAGGG gaTATTCCAGACAATACAattgaagatttatatatagacgATGAATTTGGTGATagtttaaatgttaatatggTTTTGCTACATGAAAATTTACCAATTGACGAGGATTTTTTATCCGAAATATCAAATCTATAG
- the LOC551685 gene encoding uncharacterized protein LOC551685 isoform X1 yields the protein MGMMGMFKWLRKDTIRDRNGWNLTQKQYGLNNESYRNALQAFIDRRRSSNDVEIETSNSPDKLRADLSSKNNNNKCDNKWKSQELKSIIPGVPHIAAPEIFEIGWIAGTEDRYLELIFAEWQNTRVSLKRHSHPECKDAVKADLDILSEIRHPNVLLLMATTFTDDHGLVSIFESVDCTLYHYMHDQGERISMQGIAKCGGRLSDALRHSHMRGYVHTAISSHCVYLASNGIIKLGGWELAMHINNPKPKREYEERLRAEVFRWQAPELFHGYEPYKESDVYGLALLIWEMCTMHVPWNGYNKADVERQYVHWKRGVIMDLYNFPPLLYNLLEAGLQLDVNKRTLDMNRMRRFLQKLELQYENVEPVYIDQYMNNNNEILQKTYILQKKSPISKNKNSKLFRSLSTKQLSYSSKNADSPSKQHLHLKKSMSKQTLNQESHDEEMDFFADDIKGNARNDIKKNTNIFNNLHNNCKKIDYPTYTKKIPDIIQNEEESAKEILQPWNSTYKKVKAPQEIAESRTTSMYSSPLLESTDDESFKDARTNLKQLKKVLASKREHFFYGSDSSPISTDISPTIRDKIFTEIKSKDYEPHKPASHRTSIEPKCNKSPNQYDSSYLKSTFQSYRKIPYLHTPENIKDAIIQPQVLNSDPQSFFETSLWRKEKLICLSKMRRICADESPRYLAQQTDESDTVSVETVTKNQTTESISINSDNTYVIKSKMEATETETSQEGLTQISENINNSITPNQSEPLQILKDALDRATKIVRSITPNTNELCQSPTFRSYQDFEVTGDNNQDNKYIFENLYDLQVNDDNEEIKNIERSITKNKTFSFNESNIDNAITNDETEKKPNNNIDVSIASIETCTHSYNTTCSRNFICECIAEVSNEFNNSYNDNISKKEKIESSNDEIIIIEDNANSLEVQNGISRNNYDTKLKIKENEPKSIITNFDLMFINDTPNNKNCKTCYQSTLPRRRSLPATLSQLRTINNSALGKLPIRRGDIPDNTIEDLYIDDEFGDSLNVNMVLLHENLPIDEDFLSEISNL from the exons ATGGGTATGATGGGAATGTTCAAGTGGCTTAGAAA agaTACCATACGAGATCGAAATGGGTGGAATTTAACACAAAAGCAGTATGGCCTGAATAa CGAGTCTTATCGTAATGCACTACAAGCTTTCATAGATCGAAGACGATCTTCCAACGACGTGGAGATTGAGACATCGAACAGTCCTGATAAATTAAGAGCCGATCtttcatcgaaaaataataacaataaatgcgataataaatggaaatcacaagaattgaaatcaattataCCAGGTGTACCACATATAGCAGCtcctgaaatttttgaaattggatGGATAGCCGGCACAGAAGATCGATatctagaattaatttttgccgaATGGCAAAATACTCGAGTTTCACTGAAGAGGCATTCACATCCGGAATGCAAAGATGCTGTGAAAGCAGATTTAGATATACTTTC aGAAATTCGACACCCTAACGTGCTATTGTTAATGGCCACCACCTTTACTGACGATCATGGTTTAGTCTCTATTTTTGAATCTGTCGATTGTACCCTTTATCATTATATGCACGATCAGGGTGAACGAATATCCATGCAAGGTATTGCAAAATGCGGGGGAAGACTATCCGATGCTTTAAGACATTCTCATATGCGCGGCTATGTGCATACTGCCATCAGTTCGCATTGCGTCTATCTGGCTTCTAATGGTATCATAAAACTAGGTGGATGGGAACTGGCCATGCATATCAACAAT CCAAAACCAAAGAGAGAATACGAGGAACGTTTACGTGCCGAAGTTTTCCGCTGGCAAGCGCCAGAACTTTTTCATGGTTACGAACCATATAAGGAGAGCGATGTCTATGGATTGGCTTTATTAATTTGGGAAATGTGTACAA TGCATGTACCGTGGAATGGATATAATAAGGCAGATGTTGAAAGACAATATGTACATTGGAAACGTGGTGTTATTAtggatttgtataattttccaccgttattatataatttactagAAGCTGGATTGCAGTTAGATGTTAATAAAAGGACATTGGATATGAATAGAATGCGTAGATTTCTTCAAAAGTTAgag ctGCAATACGAGAATGTAGAACCCGTATATATCGATcagtatatgaataataataatgagatCTTACAAAAAACTTACATCTTGCAAAAGAAATCtcctatttcaaaaaataagaattcgaaattattcagaAGCCTCTCGACCAAACAATTATCTTATTCCTCGAAAAATGCGGACTCTCCGTCGAAACAacatttgcatttaaaaaagtCAATGTCCAAACAAACTCTAAACCAAGAATCTCACGATGAAGAAATGGATTTTTTTGCTGACGATATTAAAGGCAACGCaagaaacgatataaaaaaaaatacaaatattttcaacaatttacataataattgtaaaaaaattgactATCCGActtatactaaaaaaatacCGGATATCAttcaaaatgaagaagaatctGCAAAGGAAATCTTACAACCATGGAACAGTACATACAAAAAAGTCAAAGCACCACAGGAAATAGCAGAATCAAGAACAACATCTATGTATTCATCGCCATTATTAGAATCCACGGATGATGAGTCCTTCAAAGACGCAAGAActaatttgaaacaattaaaaaaagtattagcGAGCAAAAGGGAACATTTTTTCTATGGTAGTGATTCATCACCTATATCTACAGATATAA gTCCAACCATTAGAGATAAGATATTCACCGAAATAAAAAGCAAGGATTACGAACCACATAAACCAGCTAGTCATAGAACTAGTATAGAGCCAAAATGCAATAAGTCTCCCAATCAATATGATTcgtcttatttaaaatcaacatTTCAATCATATCGTAAG ATTCCCTATTTACATACGCCTGAAAACATTAAAGATGCAATAATACAACCACAAGTATTAAATTCCGATCCTCAAAGCTTTTTCGAAACTTCTTTgtggagaaaagagaaattaatttgtttatccaAAATGAGAAGAATTTGTGCTGATGAATCc ccGCGCTATCTTGCACAACAGACAGATGAAAGCGATACTGTCTCTGTTGAAACGGTGACCAAAAATCAAACGACAGAATCGATATCTATTAATAGCGATAATACTTATgtcataaaaagtaaaatggaag CAACTGAGACAGAAACCAGCCAGGAAGGACTTACACaaatatcagaaaatataaataattctataacacCTAATCAAAGTGAACCTTTGCAAATCTTAAAAGACGCTTTAGACAGAGCTACAAAAATTGTTCGTTCTATTACACCAAATACAAACGAATTATGTCAATCTCCTACATTTAGATCCTACCAAGATTTTGAAGTAACAGGAGACAATAatcaagataataaatatattttcgaaaatctatATGACTTACAAGTTAACGACGacaatgaagaaattaaaaatattgaacgatcaataacgaaaaataaaacattttcgtTTAATGAATCTAATATAGATAACGCAATAACTAACgatgaaacagaaaaaaaacctAATAACAACATTGATGTTAGTATTGCTAGTATTGAAACATGCACTCATTCGTATAATACAACATGTagcagaaattttatttgcgaATGTATTGCTGAAGTATCGAATGAATTTAACAATtcgtataatgataatatatcgaaaaaagaaaagattgaatcttcaaatgatgaaataattattattgaggaTAATGCTAATTCTTTAGAAGTACAAAATGGAATATCTCGGAACAATTATGAtactaaattgaaaattaaggaAAACGAACCGAAatctattataacaaattttgatttaatgttCATAAATGACACtccaaacaataaaaattgcaaaacatGTTATCAAAGTACTTTACCAAGACGGCGTTCCTTACCAGCAACATTGAGTCAATTGAGAACAATTAACAATTCAGCTTTAGGAAAATTACCTATACGCAGAGGG gaTATTCCAGACAATACAattgaagatttatatatagacgATGAATTTGGTGATagtttaaatgttaatatggTTTTGCTACATGAAAATTTACCAATTGACGAGGATTTTTTATCCGAAATATCAAATCTATAG
- the LOC551685 gene encoding uncharacterized protein LOC551685 isoform X4 — protein sequence MKDQTDTIRDRNGWNLTQKQYGLNNESYRNALQAFIDRRRSSNDVEIETSNSPDKLRADLSSKNNNNKCDNKWKSQELKSIIPGVPHIAAPEIFEIGWIAGTEDRYLELIFAEWQNTRVSLKRHSHPECKDAVKADLDILSEIRHPNVLLLMATTFTDDHGLVSIFESVDCTLYHYMHDQGERISMQGIAKCGGRLSDALRHSHMRGYVHTAISSHCVYLASNGIIKLGGWELAMHINNPKPKREYEERLRAEVFRWQAPELFHGYEPYKESDVYGLALLIWEMCTMHVPWNGYNKADVERQYVHWKRGVIMDLYNFPPLLYNLLEAGLQLDVNKRTLDMNRMRRFLQKLELQYENVEPVYIDQYMNNNNEILQKTYILQKKSPISKNKNSKLFRSLSTKQLSYSSKNADSPSKQHLHLKKSMSKQTLNQESHDEEMDFFADDIKGNARNDIKKNTNIFNNLHNNCKKIDYPTYTKKIPDIIQNEEESAKEILQPWNSTYKKVKAPQEIAESRTTSMYSSPLLESTDDESFKDARTNLKQLKKVLASKREHFFYGSDSSPISTDISPTIRDKIFTEIKSKDYEPHKPASHRTSIEPKCNKSPNQYDSSYLKSTFQSYRKIPYLHTPENIKDAIIQPQVLNSDPQSFFETSLWRKEKLICLSKMRRICADESPRYLAQQTDESDTVSVETVTKNQTTESISINSDNTYVIKSKMEATETETSQEGLTQISENINNSITPNQSEPLQILKDALDRATKIVRSITPNTNELCQSPTFRSYQDFEVTGDNNQDNKYIFENLYDLQVNDDNEEIKNIERSITKNKTFSFNESNIDNAITNDETEKKPNNNIDVSIASIETCTHSYNTTCSRNFICECIAEVSNEFNNSYNDNISKKEKIESSNDEIIIIEDNANSLEVQNGISRNNYDTKLKIKENEPKSIITNFDLMFINDTPNNKNCKTCYQSTLPRRRSLPATLSQLRTINNSALGKLPIRRGDIPDNTIEDLYIDDEFGDSLNVNMVLLHENLPIDEDFLSEISNL from the exons ATGAAAGATCAAAC agaTACCATACGAGATCGAAATGGGTGGAATTTAACACAAAAGCAGTATGGCCTGAATAa CGAGTCTTATCGTAATGCACTACAAGCTTTCATAGATCGAAGACGATCTTCCAACGACGTGGAGATTGAGACATCGAACAGTCCTGATAAATTAAGAGCCGATCtttcatcgaaaaataataacaataaatgcgataataaatggaaatcacaagaattgaaatcaattataCCAGGTGTACCACATATAGCAGCtcctgaaatttttgaaattggatGGATAGCCGGCACAGAAGATCGATatctagaattaatttttgccgaATGGCAAAATACTCGAGTTTCACTGAAGAGGCATTCACATCCGGAATGCAAAGATGCTGTGAAAGCAGATTTAGATATACTTTC aGAAATTCGACACCCTAACGTGCTATTGTTAATGGCCACCACCTTTACTGACGATCATGGTTTAGTCTCTATTTTTGAATCTGTCGATTGTACCCTTTATCATTATATGCACGATCAGGGTGAACGAATATCCATGCAAGGTATTGCAAAATGCGGGGGAAGACTATCCGATGCTTTAAGACATTCTCATATGCGCGGCTATGTGCATACTGCCATCAGTTCGCATTGCGTCTATCTGGCTTCTAATGGTATCATAAAACTAGGTGGATGGGAACTGGCCATGCATATCAACAAT CCAAAACCAAAGAGAGAATACGAGGAACGTTTACGTGCCGAAGTTTTCCGCTGGCAAGCGCCAGAACTTTTTCATGGTTACGAACCATATAAGGAGAGCGATGTCTATGGATTGGCTTTATTAATTTGGGAAATGTGTACAA TGCATGTACCGTGGAATGGATATAATAAGGCAGATGTTGAAAGACAATATGTACATTGGAAACGTGGTGTTATTAtggatttgtataattttccaccgttattatataatttactagAAGCTGGATTGCAGTTAGATGTTAATAAAAGGACATTGGATATGAATAGAATGCGTAGATTTCTTCAAAAGTTAgag ctGCAATACGAGAATGTAGAACCCGTATATATCGATcagtatatgaataataataatgagatCTTACAAAAAACTTACATCTTGCAAAAGAAATCtcctatttcaaaaaataagaattcgaaattattcagaAGCCTCTCGACCAAACAATTATCTTATTCCTCGAAAAATGCGGACTCTCCGTCGAAACAacatttgcatttaaaaaagtCAATGTCCAAACAAACTCTAAACCAAGAATCTCACGATGAAGAAATGGATTTTTTTGCTGACGATATTAAAGGCAACGCaagaaacgatataaaaaaaaatacaaatattttcaacaatttacataataattgtaaaaaaattgactATCCGActtatactaaaaaaatacCGGATATCAttcaaaatgaagaagaatctGCAAAGGAAATCTTACAACCATGGAACAGTACATACAAAAAAGTCAAAGCACCACAGGAAATAGCAGAATCAAGAACAACATCTATGTATTCATCGCCATTATTAGAATCCACGGATGATGAGTCCTTCAAAGACGCAAGAActaatttgaaacaattaaaaaaagtattagcGAGCAAAAGGGAACATTTTTTCTATGGTAGTGATTCATCACCTATATCTACAGATATAA gTCCAACCATTAGAGATAAGATATTCACCGAAATAAAAAGCAAGGATTACGAACCACATAAACCAGCTAGTCATAGAACTAGTATAGAGCCAAAATGCAATAAGTCTCCCAATCAATATGATTcgtcttatttaaaatcaacatTTCAATCATATCGTAAG ATTCCCTATTTACATACGCCTGAAAACATTAAAGATGCAATAATACAACCACAAGTATTAAATTCCGATCCTCAAAGCTTTTTCGAAACTTCTTTgtggagaaaagagaaattaatttgtttatccaAAATGAGAAGAATTTGTGCTGATGAATCc ccGCGCTATCTTGCACAACAGACAGATGAAAGCGATACTGTCTCTGTTGAAACGGTGACCAAAAATCAAACGACAGAATCGATATCTATTAATAGCGATAATACTTATgtcataaaaagtaaaatggaag CAACTGAGACAGAAACCAGCCAGGAAGGACTTACACaaatatcagaaaatataaataattctataacacCTAATCAAAGTGAACCTTTGCAAATCTTAAAAGACGCTTTAGACAGAGCTACAAAAATTGTTCGTTCTATTACACCAAATACAAACGAATTATGTCAATCTCCTACATTTAGATCCTACCAAGATTTTGAAGTAACAGGAGACAATAatcaagataataaatatattttcgaaaatctatATGACTTACAAGTTAACGACGacaatgaagaaattaaaaatattgaacgatcaataacgaaaaataaaacattttcgtTTAATGAATCTAATATAGATAACGCAATAACTAACgatgaaacagaaaaaaaacctAATAACAACATTGATGTTAGTATTGCTAGTATTGAAACATGCACTCATTCGTATAATACAACATGTagcagaaattttatttgcgaATGTATTGCTGAAGTATCGAATGAATTTAACAATtcgtataatgataatatatcgaaaaaagaaaagattgaatcttcaaatgatgaaataattattattgaggaTAATGCTAATTCTTTAGAAGTACAAAATGGAATATCTCGGAACAATTATGAtactaaattgaaaattaaggaAAACGAACCGAAatctattataacaaattttgatttaatgttCATAAATGACACtccaaacaataaaaattgcaaaacatGTTATCAAAGTACTTTACCAAGACGGCGTTCCTTACCAGCAACATTGAGTCAATTGAGAACAATTAACAATTCAGCTTTAGGAAAATTACCTATACGCAGAGGG gaTATTCCAGACAATACAattgaagatttatatatagacgATGAATTTGGTGATagtttaaatgttaatatggTTTTGCTACATGAAAATTTACCAATTGACGAGGATTTTTTATCCGAAATATCAAATCTATAG